TCATagactatatttttataacactGCAATTAAGAAGAAGatatacaatacatttttcatacatatttttaaacgttatttttaatcacTTCTGGATCCACGAGCTGATTAACGAATGTGAATTTCTAATGTGAACACATTTAATACGATTAATATCATACGAACAACAGAAGCTTTGTAGAACGCCCGAGGAGTCTCTCAGGTTTTTCTAgttttttctataattctgAGAAACTAGCGTACGAAACGAACTAGTCGGCGAGTTCTCTTATTCAGCGAGAGAATTTTCAACGGAGAGAGAAACAGTATTCAACTTTTTGTTTCATCCTGCTTCCGTTTGCTACACAGGTAACAGCATTCGTGTGCGCGTCTAATACACGGACGCGGTGCCTCGTGATAGAACGTTGACCCTGCCCATTTTCGCGGTCGAGAAATCCCTCCAAACAAACGAAGTTAATATAACATCAAAGACCTCTCTGTGACTTCCCACTATCCTTAACGTCTCTCAATTATTCGATGCCCAATCTAACCAAAAACCAAACCGAATAACGATAATACAAAACGCTGGAAATATTCAATCGCAAAGAATTACACGACGAAGGTACGTCGAGGTTCAAAGGATCTTAAGATCTAAATAAAGTATGAAATGTGGAGGACTAACCTTCTGCAGGCGAGAGAAAACGCGAACACCAAGGAAAAGGATTTCCCTCGTCGAGGAAGAAATCCAGCTGGTCGATTCCATGGGGAACCGATCAATATTCTTGAGATTCGCCGATTTCGTTTTCTTAATACCAGTGGCGTATGTGAACACGATGAACCGGCACCTCACCGTGAGACTATCGAAACATTGTACCGGAAGGGAATATTTACGTACGCGGCGGGTCGAGCGGTTCgagcgagaagaaaaaggcGCGGCGTGTCTGTGCTCGATTCGGCACCAGTTCGCAACTGCACGAGCCACGATTGCATCGCCGAATGATTTAAGCTTCGCACAGGCTGTATGGTAGAGACGGGGCTTCTTTCGTTACGAGAACAGCCACCATCGTCACATGTATACAGTCGAACGGTGAGAATGGCACTGAAGGGAGTTTGAGAGTCGAGCGTGGCTAAATTTCCGGACGCAGGGAGGCGCGGCGGTCAGGATCAGCCACAGGTTGCGCCCGTCTCGTTCACGCAGGCCGGGCATCTTGGCTGATCGCAAAGCGGGGAGGACACCCTCTCTGGCGAAGCGACAGAAAGAGAAATCGATTAACTTAACATCCAGTAGTATACGTTCTTTCTCGACGTCCGCGGCTCGTGCGTTACGATTTCGATCGCTTTCCGACTAGACTTTCGTGCTAACGTATTGTACGATAGTCGCTCGATATATGCACGTACGTACAGTACATAGGAATGAGACCGGGAATCTTCGTCACGGTTTTATGTTTCTTGCcagtttgaattttaaataattccgattcgatcgatcgagtgGAGGTTCTGAAAATATAcgtgaaagtatttgaacacttggCATAGAAAAGTTTGGGTCATGACGAATAGGATGCAGATCTGCTGCTCTCTTGTTCATCAGTTTCGCAACCAgtgaatttcttattttgtgtaatcgtaaaaaaaaattgttgaatagTTTCGGGTGGATAGATTACATTCGTTGGGCAATTTACACATCCGGttgaatatcatttttatcgaacaaaGTCAACGCGTAATGTTGGGGAGAAATTTGAACGGAATGTAGAAATGCGAGTCCGAAATTGTCTAAAtagcgagagaaaaagaaagaaaaaaagaaagaaaggaaggaagaaaggaaggaaggaaggaaggaaggaaggaacaTATAGAGGGTGTCTCAGGTAAATGGGATCACCTAAATATCTgccttatttataattttggaaagaattttttcttaagATCATTTTTGCACGAGatgtcatttatattttcaaatcgaattctatatatttttagtcaTCAATTGATGCGTTTCTTCAATACTCTATATGAAACTATTAAGCAGGAATTCTCGTGTAACAATAACAAAGGcaagtaatttttatgaatcgTTTTGGACTACCTACTAACTATATGAGATTAAAGCTTTTTGGAATATAAATGTAGTCttgaaatagaaatgtaatttttgttatttccatttttcttattgtttatCTACTTTCTAAACAGCCATGATTAATAACTTTTTGAACTGACGTGCACgtgcattaattaaaaagctaattaatcgattaatcattTTCAGACAAAGTTCGCTTTGTTACAAATTTCTCCAGAGATTGAACGTCAAATTTCCAGttgattatttgtttataatattcttttaaataatataaattcaattcatTTGCcagaaaaagtaaattattcttctaaacgctaaaacttttcaatttttcatgcTTTCACTTcaaatcgtttcttttttcgttcaatCCTAGCGTAAGCTGTCTAACTTTAAGAAAATTTCGCAACTTTTGCATTCTAATGACTGTGACAAATGCTATGCTGCACGCCAACAATGAATTACTgaacaaaattacatttgtgccttaaaattatctatttatattacaataagaTCCAGTTCCATACAACCATTAgttaatctaaaataaatttataaaaatctcttGCTTTTATTGTTGTTACACGAAAATCTGCCCCTAAACTAtttgtttttgaaaatgttcagtgtaaaaaatattttaacattaattttgtgGAACTTGGCCTATGAGAGAGTCAAGGAAAGACGCAAAATGATACCCTGGTGTACTTCATACACTACATTTGATgagatgaaaattgaaatactttttaaactATGCATTTTTCCATATATGTACCTCAATACTCTTGCgcagagaataaaaaatccactgctgtaaaaaatatatatgtaccttAAAAAAGATCGATGACCTTGAAATGTCATCAAAAAATGATCTTGAGAAATTCTTTCCACCGTTACATATGACCCTTGAAATAGTTTAACTTTGttctgagaaaatatttcgtacaattaTAAACAAGACAGTTATTGAAGTGATCTCATTTAGCTGATGATAAGATACCCTGTACAATGACAAATCTTAGGTATCTGCGTGCAACGACAGATGGTATTTTCCCTGCATTTGGCTTCAAAATGCAAGCACATTACAAATAAAGCGAgttggaaaattaatgaaattttaatcttctttttgtAAGAGAACAGTTGAGTTGCAATACGAGGTTTCTTTGAGACCTTTCGTCCTCATGGACAGCAGAGTACGatgcaataaaagaaattcgacCTTGAAGTTCAAGGACAAGATGATTAGAGTCACGCGGTCGCGACACGTGATTTCCTCGCACACCACACTGTTTCGtcaaattaatagaaaaaacaactttttattaatatttcattaaaagatacttgtaaaaatttgcaagacagtaataataaaaatgaccACCTTGACATGTAACAAATGGTTAtatttcgttgtaatattttttttaaatttgttttgcatataattttatataattctatatagcAATAAAGTAATATGGCAAGctgagaaatataataatataagttaGGCCATTGATACTTTTCATAAAATGAGATTTCACTTTTATTGTCATAAAGCATTCTCTCTCTCGCACACTCACCcacttaatatattttttaaaattgtaaatatatttcgtaacatttattatttttgatcaATTAACTTAACTTGTTacttttcgtaattaaaatacattatcaAACTCGAATGCCCAAAATACAAGACAAACAATTATGAGTCTTGGCTCACTATACTCATATACGAAGCCCATGAgtatacaatacaataatatactcATATGCGacattatcaaaattattatcaagaGTGTAATATTTCGATTACGTTTAAGTTTCTTCTTACAAGAAACTATTGTTCGTCTCTATACGAAATACGAGTATTtcgacatttttattacagcCGAAGTATTATTCTTACTAGTcacaagtaaaaattaatttcttaatataataatgtataattcaGTCTTACCTGAACGTTATTGAAATGTCAATCTGctctttgaattatttcttcataattGCACCACGATTGGGCCATTATTATAGGCCTATATCATTATCCAAACGCACTTAACTCTAGGTTGTAACATTCCACAAATGCTTGGTTGAAAATGCCTGCCAATCATCGATCAAACTGctctatcttttatttcaggAAACATTTTCATTGATTAGTGAACATGCAAAGTAACAAGTAAATGAACGTTTCAGGCGATAAATAGAACACAAATACACAAATTATGCGTTAACTTATGTAATTACAGATGTAGTATACAAGATATGAGAGAATATCTATTCTTGGACATAAAAAAAGCATTCGTTGCTGCAAAGCATTCGTCGAACGAAGTCTGTTACGAAGGTTTATTGCAATTTaccaattattaaaatcttatcTAAATAACCAAACATtctacgtaaaaataaatgattcgTACTGAAACGTACAAGCAACAAGCGTTGCAGTACTACAAGCAATTCTGTTACGTCTAGTACTTTACACTTTATACACAACAGACGTTCTAGCAACACCAAACActacaaaatgtatatttgtagATGACGTCGGAATAATAGCAATGCCTGGAAATCCACAGAAAACAGTTGAGATCTTACAAACCTACATAAGTTCACTGAAAAATGGTTGCTAGAGCAGAGAATAATGGTCAATTATAATAAGTGTAATTACATTGTGTTCACCTTTCGTAGACTCTCTAAAGATAACGCTTCATATCAATGAATACCGCAAACAAAAGTGatcaaatatttggaaatcCATTTACACTCGAAACTAACTTGGAAACAGCGCGTACACAAAAAGATGCAACAAGAATTAGGAGGAAAGACGCGTAGTAGTAAACCAACCGTCGTTCGAAACTTAGtatagaaaacaaattacTAATCTACAGAGTATTATCTAGGGTATTTCTATATAGGGTATCTATAGAGAGATAATAAAACTAGTGTGGACGTACGGCATCGAATTATGGGATATAGTGGCTAAAAGCCGCATTGTTAAAGTAGAAGCTATGCAATCATACTTCGTACGATAGTGGACGCATTTTGCTACATACTAAATAAAGAACTACGCAAAGATCTTTGAATGTCCGCTATAAAGGAGAAAATTCAGCGAATATCCGACAGATGTAAAACAACACCAATGAACCACCCAAACGAGCTAGCCAAATAAACTGTACACTGGTAACGTCGTTTgaagattgaaaaagaaatgaccGCAGCATCTAGAGTGACGCAAGatcaaatattgaaacattcCAATGCGATTAAAATGTAGGAATCTACTGGgagttattaaaaagaaaaaaaaaaatatgcagCACAAAGCACGTTATAACAACGTGTTTAATTACGATTGAGAGTAACCTATAGttatttgcattatttaaatattatcgacATATGTGAATATTGGTATGaatgcaaataattatatacttattattCAAAGTTGTTGAATATAAGTTATACACATCTACAAGAAtgttttgattaaatttctaatgTTACGAAGTAGAATGCACCgacgtatttttttttcagtaTTCACTTCGTGTGTTGTATTACACAACATACATTCATTTTCCATTCATTGTTGGAAGTTTACCGCACTATTTATCGACGACAAGGTCTTCAGGTGTCGTCGTAAAACAAAGCGAAAGAACTCAAGTTATTCGAAGTTATTATTACTTTAGAGATCGTTTTGAAgtttacttttattacattgAATTCTATCTTTAAAAAACACGTCGTATTTAATACCTTTagaatattgataaaatatatttgctacTTAAAGTAGTGAACTACCTTTCCTAGAACatgtaattatcataatacaatatttttataagtatGGAAAATCCGTAAATAAAGTTTTAgttttagtaaatttattcACCAGTAGATAAGATGGACCACCTCAACAGAAGTTAcattattctattaaattaaatggtaATTATCACCTTGAAATATGTTGTAAAAGTCAATATTCTGAGCAAGTATGTTCCGTTTAAGCGGTAATGCGCAAATATCTGAGAAAATACAGTGATACGAAAAGATATTTCAGACAAAAGTGGTATGGTATCGAGAGGGACATGCTGAGCTTTTATCTACTTGACCTTGTGATGATcgacattaaaatttttatatgaatacctctattttttattacatatttttgtagcTGACACTCAGACGTCTTCAAAACACTATAAACTCTTATCTTCTGCGTCATCCGCTATGAAAATACGaactttaaaattcaatgtgCCGCCGACATTAACGTTACACGATGTACACCGCAGAGACATATAAAAACCATTTTCACAATTGCTGTACTGCCCAAACACAAGGTCGgagttttttaatatttccaaaacaGTCAGTCGTTTCTCAGCAGTCACTTTTAGCTGACATCTTGTATTGTTCTcttaaatttg
The nucleotide sequence above comes from Bombus pyrosoma isolate SC7728 linkage group LG1, ASM1482585v1, whole genome shotgun sequence. Encoded proteins:
- the LOC122568293 gene encoding uncharacterized protein LOC122568293, with the protein product MRVRNCLNSERKRKKKRKKGRKKGRKEGRKEGTYRGCLRCSIQDMREYLFLDIKKAFVAAKHSSNEVCYEDDVGIIAMPGNPQKTVEILQTYISSLKNGC